The Flammeovirga pectinis genomic interval ATTTGCATGTCTTTAACACTCATGCCATACCTCCCTATTTTTTTTCTATCAATTTCAATTTCTAAATAAGGTTTCCCTACTATTCTATCAGCAAAAACGGCTTCTTTCTTTACAGAAGGCACTTGTTTTAATAGTTTTTCTAATTGAACACCAAAGTGCTCTATCGTTACTAAGTCTGGACCAAACACCTTTATTCCCATGGGTGCACGCATACCCGTTTGGGTCATAATCAATCGCGTTTGTATAGGTTGTAATTTTGGTGCAGATGTTAACCCCGGAAGTCGAGTAACTTTAATAATTTCTTTCCATATATCATCTGGAGATTTTATATTCTCTCTCCATTGTCTAAAATATTTACCGTCTGCATCTAAAATTAAATCCCCTTCACTATTTCTAAGGAAATTACCTTGTTCATCAATTTTAAAACGAAGTCTTTCTCCATTTTCATCCGTTTTATATTCTGATTTATAATTAATGATATTTTCATACATAGATATTGGCGCAGGGTCTAATGGTGATAATGCTCTACCTGCTTTCCCTACAACTGAAGCTATTTCTGGAATATTCTTAACAGCCATATCCATGAGTTGTAAATTTCGTTTCACTTCAGAAATCCCTGCATTTGGCATTGCAGAAGGCATAAGTAAAAAACTCCCTTCTGATAATGACGGCATAAATTCTGAACCAATTCCAGAAAATATACTGTTCATGTTTTTAAACGCCTTATTATCGGTAATATCAACTCCAAGTTTATTTGAAATTGAGGTTAACGGACTTATCAATTTAGAAAAACCTAACCAAGAAGATATTCCTGCAAAGACAATGAAAAATACAAATGATAGAAATGTCACTTTATTATCTAGGCACTTGGTAAGTACCTTAGGGTAAATCAAAATAAATAATTGAAAGCCTCCAAGTATAAAACCAATGAGACCTGCAACAAAAACAAAGTTTTTAAAATCGCTTTCATCTGGTCCTAAAGGAAGCCATTCCATTGCCAAAGCATAAGCTATTATTGATGCCACAAAGAGGCTTCTTCCTCTAGAAAAATTTGAAGATGATTTTAAAAGAACAGTGAGTTTATCCTCTAATAGATTATAAATACTCAAGACAATAATTGCAATACCTAACCAAATTTTTGAGATAAAACAGACTCCAAAACCTAAGAGTATAAATATGAAATTTAATAACTGCTTACTTTTAAATGTTGTTTTACGTTGCTCTTTAAAAAAATAAAAGGCAAAAGTAGGTAAAAATATAAGTGCAACTATAACCGATGCTATCAAAGCAAAAGTTTTAGTATAGGCTAATGGGGTAAATAATTTTCCTTCTGCTGCTTGAAGTGTAAATACAGGAATAAAACTGACAACAGTAGTAGCAACAGCAGTAACAATTGCCCCAGAAACTTCTTCTGTCGCATCATAAATAACTTTTACAAGCTCTCGCCCTCTCCTTTGATCAAGGTGCTTGATCAGATTTTCTGACATGACTATCCCAATATCAACCATTGTTCCAATTGCAATTGCAATACCACTTAAAGAGACAATATTTGCTACTATCCCAAGGTACTTCATCACAATAAAAACCATTAAAACAGCAATAGGCAACAAACTAGAAATCAGCATAGATGCCCTTAAATTCCACACCATAATTAATACTACAATTACAGTAATTAAGATCTCTTGTAGTAATGCTTCATTTAAAGTACCTAATGTCTCTTTTATTAATGTTGACCTATCGTAAAAGGGCACAACAGTCATTTTTGTAACTGTCCCATCTTCTAAAATCTTTTGGGGTAATCCCTTAGAAATATCATTGATCTTCTTTTTTACATTCTCTATTACCAACATTGGGTTTGCACCAAACCTAGCAGTAACTACTCCTCCTACAGCTTCTGCACCTTCTTTATCTAAGATTCCTCTTCTGACAGCTGGTCCTTCTACAACTTTAGCAACGTCTTTAATTCTAACAGGAACATTATCAGTCACTTTTACAACTGCTTCTTCTAAATCAGATAATTGTTTTATGTACCCAACTCCTCTTACAAAATACTCTGCATTGTTCACTTCTATTGTTCTTGCACCTACATCAAGGTTACTGTTTCGTACAGAGTTCATTACTTGTTGCAAAGAAACATTGTACGCTTTTAAAGCATTAGGGTCAACATCAATTTGATATTCCTTTACGAAACCACCAACAGAAGCAACTTCAGAAACGCCATCTGCAGACATTAATGCATATTTAACTAAAAAATCTTGTGCCGTTCTTAACTCTTCAAGATCCCACCCTCCTGTAGGATTTCCATTTGGATCTCTACCTTCTAAAGTATACCAAAAAACTTGTCCTACTGCCGTTGCATCAGGACCCAAAATAGGCTGTACACCTTCTGGCAGTGTTCCTGGAGATAGACTATTAATCTTCTCTAAAATTCGTGTTCTTCCAAAGTAAAAATCAGATTTATCTTTAAAAATGATATTGATGGTTGAAAAACCAAACATAGAATTACTACGGATGCTTTTTACATCTGGAATACCCAATAAACTTGTTGTTAAAGGGTAAGTAATTTGGTCTTCAATATCTTGAGGTGATCTACCTGGCCAATTTGTAAAAACAATTTGTTGATTATCACCTATATCTGGGATTGCATCTACTGCAACTGGATTATACGGTATGTAGCTATTTATTTTTGATTTAAACGGACTATGCATTAGTCCCCAAAAGATAACCAAAAGTAAAAGTGCAATCGTTACTACTCTGTTATACAGAAAGAAACGAACAATTTTATTGATCATGATTTTAATATATATAGTAATTGATAGTCTTATTAAGTTCGACTATTAAATTGAAATAATAACAAAAGTATTACACAAAAGAGTGTAAACTTTAATTCCAATTATACTATAAATACTGAATGAGCCACATTTATGGCTATAGATAAAAATATTGGGGGGGATTTCACTTCGTAAAAAACAAATTGCATTGGATTTTGCAATCTTAATGTGCTTTCAGGAAGAATAAATGAATAAACCGAAGTCCATAAATTAGAAATATCTTCTTGGTAAGTATAAGAAGGTACTTCGATAACATCAATTACTTGATCGTAATGGCTATCTACTTTTACTTGTTTGGTTTGGTTATCACAACAATCAGTTTTTTCTTTCATATCCATAGACATCTCACAACATTCATGAGATGGCTCTAAATTAATAGCTTTTAGCATTCCTTGGCATACATGAGCATTTGCCATGACACCAATTGTACCGACTATTAATACAAAAGATAAAAAGATATTTTTGATTAATTGTTTCATTCATAACTAATGTAAAGTACTTAAAAATAAAACCCAAGTACATTAACAATAATAACAAAATAAAAGGAGCCAGCTTTATAAAACTGACTCCCTCTTTAAATTAATAACTAATTACTTTAATATATCTTTCAAGATGTAATTTCGTTGAACTTGGTACCTTAGGTGAAAATCTTTCTGTATCTGTTATTGGGTTATACTCTATAAAATTTGCAGAATTATTCGGATCCACATCTGAAGTTCTATAATACTCATCAGAGAATGTCGTAAAAGCACTTGCAAAATAAATATCTGTTGACCATAATTGGTGAACGTATTGTAATTCTGCAACAGTTGGCCTTCTTGCCTCATAAGATTTACCAAAAATTCCTATTTGCAAATCACCTGCTACCCAATCTTGTATAGAACCTGTGTTCCCTTTAAGAATTAAATATATCTTTCTATTCGCCTCATCTATTTTATGAATTACAAAATTTGAAGAAGTATAACCTCCTAATCCCCCAAACTCACTTACTGTTAAAGGGTAAAACAACCCTACTTGAGATGGTACAGTTGTCGTTTCTTCAATAACATCTGATTTAATAATTTCTCCATCAGCATATTCTGCATATATTCTAGCATAATATTTAGTATCTGGAGATAATTGAATCATATACAAATAAAGACTTGAACCTAGGTCATCGGTGTTAATTATTTTCATAGAAGATGAAAAATCTTTATTGATTGAATATTCAACTCCTACTTCAGCCGGTCTTTCTCCAATAAATTCTGTAGATGCACTAATAGCAAACTTTACATAATCTGTCCATCTATTACCATTTTTATCTTCACCAACTGCTACATTAGAAAATGTAGCTGCTCTTTGATCTGTATCAATCGTAGATGGGAAATTTACTTCTACTTCTTCTCCATAATAATTAGTTCCACTAAGGGTTAATACATATGATCTCAAATAGTATTTTTTTGATTTATCTAAGTGTTTAACAGTCGCCGTATAATCTAATCCATTTTCAACCATCGTTAAAACTTGATTGTCATCTGCTTCTGCATCTATATTACTTTTTTCGTTTAGCAAAATGTCATATCTAATGATATCATCAGGCTTGTTCTGACTGAAAGTACCTGTAACAGTAAGGTTTACCGTATTTCTAGATGTAAGTGCATAATCAAGATCATTAACTTGAATTAGGGCTTCATAATCTTGTTCAGGGAGCTGGTCAACGATTTTTATTTCGTCGGATGAACAAGAATACAATAGTGCTAGGATTAACAGAAATGCTAGGTTTAAGGGATTTTTCATTACGTTCTTAAAATTTAAATAGTTACTTTGAATTAAAGAACAAAAGAAAGCAGGTAAATGTCAATTAAAAATGTTAATATTTGATAATAAAAAAAAGAGACATATGTAGAATATGTCTCTTTTTTAATCACTTAGTGTTTTTCGTAAATCACTTTTGGTTCTCTAATTTCTACAATGCATTGATCATTTATAGAAGTTAACTCCACAGTTTTTAACTCATTTACTAAGGCAGGATCATACTTAGCTTCAACCCTAACGTAGTTTTCTGTAAAGCCAAACATATTTCCTTCTTCTATATCATGTTCAAATAATACTGTTCTTGTTGTACCTAGTTGAGATTCATAAAAAGCTCTCTTTTTCTTATCTGAAAGA includes:
- a CDS encoding HYC_CC_PP family protein; amino-acid sequence: MKQLIKNIFLSFVLIVGTIGVMANAHVCQGMLKAINLEPSHECCEMSMDMKEKTDCCDNQTKQVKVDSHYDQVIDVIEVPSYTYQEDISNLWTSVYSFILPESTLRLQNPMQFVFYEVKSPPIFLSIAINVAHSVFIV
- a CDS encoding efflux RND transporter permease subunit, producing MINKIVRFFLYNRVVTIALLLLVIFWGLMHSPFKSKINSYIPYNPVAVDAIPDIGDNQQIVFTNWPGRSPQDIEDQITYPLTTSLLGIPDVKSIRSNSMFGFSTINIIFKDKSDFYFGRTRILEKINSLSPGTLPEGVQPILGPDATAVGQVFWYTLEGRDPNGNPTGGWDLEELRTAQDFLVKYALMSADGVSEVASVGGFVKEYQIDVDPNALKAYNVSLQQVMNSVRNSNLDVGARTIEVNNAEYFVRGVGYIKQLSDLEEAVVKVTDNVPVRIKDVAKVVEGPAVRRGILDKEGAEAVGGVVTARFGANPMLVIENVKKKINDISKGLPQKILEDGTVTKMTVVPFYDRSTLIKETLGTLNEALLQEILITVIVVLIMVWNLRASMLISSLLPIAVLMVFIVMKYLGIVANIVSLSGIAIAIGTMVDIGIVMSENLIKHLDQRRGRELVKVIYDATEEVSGAIVTAVATTVVSFIPVFTLQAAEGKLFTPLAYTKTFALIASVIVALIFLPTFAFYFFKEQRKTTFKSKQLLNFIFILLGFGVCFISKIWLGIAIIVLSIYNLLEDKLTVLLKSSSNFSRGRSLFVASIIAYALAMEWLPLGPDESDFKNFVFVAGLIGFILGGFQLFILIYPKVLTKCLDNKVTFLSFVFFIVFAGISSWLGFSKLISPLTSISNKLGVDITDNKAFKNMNSIFSGIGSEFMPSLSEGSFLLMPSAMPNAGISEVKRNLQLMDMAVKNIPEIASVVGKAGRALSPLDPAPISMYENIINYKSEYKTDENGERLRFKIDEQGNFLRNSEGDLILDADGKYFRQWRENIKSPDDIWKEIIKVTRLPGLTSAPKLQPIQTRLIMTQTGMRAPMGIKVFGPDLVTIEHFGVQLEKLLKQVPSVKKEAVFADRIVGKPYLEIEIDRKKIGRYGMSVKDMQMLLEMVIGGMPLTYTVEGRERYPVRMRYAREYRDNPEVLKKFMVNVPLGIQVPLEELASINYVAGPQSIKSEDTFLTGYVLLDKLPQFSEIQVVEEASQFIQSKIDTKELIVPNGVSYKFSGNYENQVRASKRLSIVMPICLLLIFFILYLQFKSVKTTFMVFSGIAVAFSGGFLMLWLYGKSGFLDFTIFGGNMRDLFNVHPVNLSVAVWVGFIALFGIATDDGVLVATYLDQSFSKNNPTSIKGIRAAVLEGGKRRIRPSLMTTATTLLAFIPILTSNGRGADIMKPMAIPGFGGMSVALLTLFVVPTLYSAVKESQLKS